In Treponema primitia ZAS-2, a genomic segment contains:
- a CDS encoding [Fe-Fe] hydrogenase large subunit C-terminal domain-containing protein: MENVTMRPIIKVLEDKCINCHRCIMVCPVKMCNNGSGAIVDHHSDLCIGCGECITVCSHGARIGIDDFDAFMADLKKGVKIVAIVAPAAAASFEGKYLELNGLLKSLGVKAVFDVSFGAELTVKSYLDYMKKKNPLTVISQPCPTLVSFIEMYRPELIPYLAPADSPMMHMMKAIKKYYPQYADCKIAAISPCYSKRREFDACGIGDYNVTFNSLQDWLDRTRDTITHYKAEDYDNPPAERAVLFSSPGGLMRTVQRYDKDINSKTRKIEGSPEVYHYMAYLSEAIRKSNGPVFKLIDCLNCAMGCNGGPGTGNRGKHLDDVEYLIEQRQMETRKKYQPKNIFQKLFARNKLEKLLDKYWEEGLYSRSYTDRSAIFKQMVIDPAPQQIQAVFTRMHKTGDSDILNCGACGYRNCEQMAVAIINGLNKMENCRHYVEIEKSLQNEEAVKKQLNTVYDHTLEEMNKNLGGISALSENIGETANHVLSSSTAIEQMVENTRSIHETLEQNAQTVLQLNESSTEGKNRLHHIAELIADVSAQSDTLIEACSVIGDIAEQTSILGMNAAIEAAHAGEAVGRGFAVVASEIRKLADISNKQAAEIAGSLKNIKILIDNSKESSGHAEQQFDTMVSLINTVKNEELHINNAMEVQSNGGNQVIQSLNEINSLIRKVKEESASLLSSSELIIEDIRGLKAM, from the coding sequence ATGGAAAACGTCACTATGCGGCCTATTATCAAAGTTCTGGAAGACAAATGTATCAACTGCCACCGTTGTATCATGGTGTGCCCGGTCAAGATGTGCAACAACGGGTCCGGAGCCATTGTAGACCACCACAGCGACCTCTGCATAGGCTGCGGGGAATGTATCACCGTCTGTTCCCATGGGGCGCGGATAGGGATCGATGACTTTGATGCATTTATGGCGGATCTGAAAAAGGGCGTCAAAATCGTCGCCATCGTGGCCCCGGCGGCGGCGGCCAGTTTTGAGGGCAAGTACCTGGAACTGAACGGGCTCCTGAAATCCCTGGGGGTCAAGGCGGTTTTTGACGTCAGTTTTGGGGCGGAACTCACGGTCAAGTCCTATCTGGACTATATGAAAAAGAAAAACCCCCTCACGGTTATTTCCCAGCCCTGCCCTACCCTGGTTTCCTTCATTGAAATGTACCGCCCCGAGCTCATCCCCTACCTGGCTCCGGCGGACAGCCCCATGATGCACATGATGAAGGCTATCAAGAAATATTATCCTCAATACGCGGACTGTAAGATCGCCGCCATAAGCCCCTGCTATTCCAAGCGGCGGGAATTTGACGCCTGCGGCATCGGGGACTACAACGTCACCTTCAACTCCCTCCAAGATTGGCTGGACCGCACTAGGGATACCATCACCCATTACAAGGCGGAGGATTACGATAATCCTCCGGCGGAACGGGCGGTGCTGTTTTCATCCCCCGGGGGGCTCATGCGGACGGTCCAGCGCTATGACAAGGACATCAACAGCAAAACCCGGAAGATCGAAGGGTCCCCGGAGGTCTACCATTACATGGCCTACCTTTCGGAGGCCATCAGAAAGTCCAACGGCCCGGTGTTCAAGCTCATCGACTGCCTGAACTGCGCCATGGGCTGCAACGGCGGGCCCGGCACGGGGAACCGGGGGAAGCACCTGGACGACGTGGAATACCTCATAGAACAGCGCCAGATGGAGACCCGGAAAAAATACCAGCCCAAAAACATCTTTCAGAAACTCTTTGCCCGGAACAAACTGGAAAAGCTACTGGACAAATACTGGGAGGAGGGCCTGTACAGCCGGTCCTACACCGACCGGTCAGCAATCTTCAAACAGATGGTCATCGACCCCGCCCCCCAGCAAATCCAGGCAGTCTTTACCAGGATGCACAAAACCGGCGACAGCGACATCCTCAACTGCGGCGCCTGCGGGTACCGGAACTGCGAGCAGATGGCGGTGGCCATCATCAACGGGTTGAATAAGATGGAAAACTGCCGGCACTATGTGGAGATTGAAAAAAGCCTGCAGAACGAAGAAGCGGTCAAAAAACAGCTCAACACGGTCTACGATCACACCCTGGAGGAAATGAACAAAAACCTGGGAGGCATCAGCGCCTTGTCGGAAAACATCGGCGAAACCGCGAACCACGTGCTTTCCTCCTCCACCGCCATCGAGCAGATGGTGGAGAACACCCGGTCCATCCACGAAACCCTGGAACAGAACGCCCAGACCGTTCTTCAGCTCAACGAGTCCTCCACGGAGGGGAAGAACCGGCTGCACCACATCGCCGAACTGATAGCGGACGTCTCCGCCCAGTCCGACACCCTCATCGAAGCCTGCAGCGTCATTGGTGACATAGCGGAGCAGACCAGCATCCTGGGGATGAACGCCGCCATTGAGGCGGCCCACGCCGGGGAAGCGGTAGGCAGAGGCTTTGCAGTAGTCGCCTCGGAAATCCGCAAACTCGCGGACATTTCCAACAAACAGGCCGCAGAAATCGCCGGCAGCCTGAAAAACATCAAGATACTCATCGACAATTCCAAAGAATCCTCCGGCCATGCGGAACAGCAATTTGACACCATGGTAAGCCTCATCAACACCGTGAAGAACGAGGAGCTGCACATCAACAACGCCATGGAGGTGCAGAGCAACGGGGGGAACCAGGTTATCCAGTCCCTGAACGAAATCAATAGCCTGATCCGCAAGGTTAAGGAAGAATCCGCCTCCCTCCTGTCCAGCAGCGAACTAATAATAGAAGATATCCGCGGCCTGAAGGCTATGTAG
- the fusA gene encoding elongation factor G, which yields MLKFMRNIGIMAHIDAGKTTTTERILYYTGKSHKIGEVDDGEAIMDWMEQEQERGITIQSAATTTYWQRNGTQFQINIIDTPGHVDFTAEVERSLRVLDGAVAIFDAVRGVEPQTETVWRQAEHYKVPCIGYVNKMDRVGADFFRVLEDVAAKLGAKTVAVQIPIGTESSFEGVIDLLEMREIRWDAGTEGETLVPSPIAAERQALAAEWREKLIDALSAVSDPITEKYLAGEEIPAELIRGELRRATLDRTLLPILAGASRRNMGVQPLIDAVVDYLPAPDEVKPALGHHLKKEEDIQVPCDPAGLPLGLVFKIQNDKEAGGLCYVRMYSGSLKPGAAVFNVGKKKRERANRILRMHSNKSEPIDELSAGDIGVIIGMKLAQTGDTVGSEGWPVVLEKMQFPEPVISVSIEPRTMSELDKLREILALLSREDPTFTTRDNPETGQLIISGMGELHLDVLVTRITKEYKLVAHIGNPQVTYRESITKTVEREERFSKLIAGKENAAILRFKVEPLPSGSGNRYTNAAKKRDAPDSIFDAVDRGVNGAFSSGLVLGYPCTDVGVTLQEMEYSELTASEFAFEACANHGVYEACLEGNPILLEPIMAVDLVSPKEFVGEVMSLVTQRGGQVLSMDSKLSGDEVKALAPMAKMFGFMTALRSVSQGRASFTMLFSHFEKKSER from the coding sequence ATGCTTAAATTTATGCGCAATATCGGCATCATGGCCCATATCGACGCCGGAAAGACCACTACCACCGAACGGATCCTCTACTACACCGGCAAAAGCCATAAAATTGGCGAGGTGGACGATGGCGAAGCTATCATGGACTGGATGGAACAGGAGCAGGAGCGGGGTATCACCATCCAGAGCGCCGCCACTACCACCTACTGGCAGCGGAACGGGACCCAGTTTCAGATAAATATCATCGATACCCCGGGGCACGTGGACTTTACCGCCGAGGTGGAGCGGTCCCTGCGGGTGCTGGACGGGGCGGTGGCGATTTTTGACGCGGTCCGGGGGGTGGAGCCCCAGACCGAGACGGTGTGGCGACAGGCGGAGCATTACAAGGTGCCCTGCATCGGCTATGTGAACAAGATGGACCGGGTGGGGGCGGATTTTTTCCGGGTCCTGGAGGATGTAGCGGCCAAGCTGGGGGCCAAAACCGTGGCGGTCCAAATCCCCATTGGCACGGAAAGCAGCTTTGAGGGGGTTATCGACCTCCTGGAGATGCGGGAAATCCGCTGGGACGCCGGCACCGAGGGGGAAACCCTGGTCCCCTCCCCTATCGCGGCGGAGCGGCAGGCCCTGGCGGCGGAATGGCGGGAAAAGCTCATCGATGCCCTGTCTGCGGTTTCGGACCCTATCACGGAAAAGTACCTTGCCGGGGAGGAGATTCCCGCGGAGCTTATCCGGGGGGAACTGCGCCGGGCGACATTGGACCGAACCCTGCTCCCCATACTTGCCGGGGCTTCCCGGCGCAATATGGGGGTCCAGCCGCTGATCGACGCGGTGGTGGATTACCTGCCCGCGCCGGACGAGGTGAAGCCTGCTTTGGGGCACCACCTGAAAAAGGAAGAGGATATCCAGGTCCCCTGCGATCCCGCAGGGCTGCCCCTGGGGCTGGTTTTTAAGATACAGAACGATAAGGAGGCCGGGGGCCTCTGTTATGTGCGCATGTACTCCGGGTCCCTCAAGCCTGGGGCCGCGGTGTTCAATGTGGGCAAAAAGAAGCGGGAACGGGCAAACCGGATCCTCAGGATGCACTCCAACAAGTCGGAGCCCATAGACGAATTGAGCGCCGGGGACATCGGGGTGATCATCGGGATGAAGCTGGCCCAGACCGGGGATACCGTGGGCAGCGAGGGCTGGCCGGTGGTGCTGGAGAAGATGCAGTTTCCTGAACCGGTCATCTCGGTTTCCATTGAGCCCCGAACCATGTCGGAGCTGGACAAGCTGCGGGAAATCCTGGCCCTGCTTTCCCGGGAGGACCCCACCTTTACCACCCGGGACAACCCGGAGACCGGGCAGCTCATCATTTCCGGCATGGGGGAACTTCACCTGGACGTGCTGGTCACCCGAATCACCAAGGAATACAAACTCGTCGCCCATATCGGGAACCCCCAGGTTACCTACCGGGAGTCCATCACAAAAACTGTGGAACGGGAAGAGAGGTTCTCCAAACTGATAGCGGGCAAAGAAAACGCAGCAATACTGCGCTTTAAGGTAGAGCCCCTGCCATCAGGCTCCGGCAACCGCTACACCAATGCTGCAAAAAAACGGGATGCCCCGGACAGTATCTTTGACGCAGTGGACCGGGGGGTTAACGGGGCTTTTTCGTCGGGGCTGGTCCTGGGCTATCCCTGCACCGATGTGGGGGTTACCCTGCAGGAAATGGAATACTCGGAGCTCACCGCCTCAGAATTCGCCTTTGAGGCCTGCGCCAACCACGGGGTCTACGAGGCTTGCCTGGAAGGGAACCCCATACTGCTAGAGCCTATCATGGCGGTGGATTTGGTGTCCCCGAAAGAATTTGTGGGGGAAGTGATGAGCCTGGTTACCCAGCGGGGAGGCCAGGTGTTAAGCATGGATTCCAAGCTTTCAGGGGACGAGGTGAAGGCCCTGGCCCCCATGGCGAAGATGTTCGGCTTCATGACCGCCCTCCGCTCGGTGAGCCAAGGAAGGGCTTCATTCACCATGCTGTTTTCACATTTCGAGAAGAAGTCGGAGCGGTAA
- a CDS encoding carboxylesterase family protein, giving the protein MKVTRVIRAGIVQVLCLMFLILPAFAVMAGGSAEGPRWDPEYVLVDGSKDATLIDIEVSSFKGGRLEPYRIPLDGLSQLPGGEFDRTKTDYTVTVDYSSRTSTVMYVKPVAYSPNSTFVIDGAPSEFNVPFRKNIVEGKNTLSIEVTAPDGAVRKRYTLTIDAKNLWSGYKSDQIATGLWHIGDASGFVTNDSMYLFVGKDKAMLFDAGMGEGDLRAEVNRIIALEGRSADLPIEVVITHGHGDHFGRAPLFADSTVYWPLKDAHAIPATYTQDALSKFVFTRDGDFINGPDGRIFECVSVISHTAGSMVYLDTSGKYLITGDAISSCSYVWDMLPNTPTVVTYNKELKKLEEKVKPFTDIYMLPGHAWQESVFPLRGYPVNQLITDMRIATDTVLEKPSAGYFTTRSTGNETLSVLRQFQYGLAGYWYDHLNVYPDAAALEFLGGFAESLRRDVIRPSFNAYVTQYTATIDASVDSIEFTPVVQYPGSTVKINGLSVANGGSLKVSPPLNAVTNYSVEVTNRDAVKVYQIAVKRGEGGTLPEATPWPANRKDNLTNPSLIDIKVSSFKGGRLEPYNIGLDDFKDRDFDPQQTQYRVTVDWGSRTSTTMYIQPVTYSERSTYKIDGVPCDFNQPYPVRIKEGENKYSIEVQSGNGQSVMIYTLIIDAKPLWAGYNSVKIDDGIWRVQDASGFTTNDDIYLFVGSDKALMFDTGMGEGDLRAEIKRLIKLEGGSDTLPIEIAITHAHGDHYGKVEQFRDAKVYWPKKDWSAIPVTYTTSRYAAISDGDLIAGPTIHGKAFNFRCIEVSCHTIGAMTYLDAANRYLAVGDAVGSGSYVFNFGNGKEPVEVFYRDLVKLENAIKDIDSLYVLSGHSWQEQPVPLQGLAGKQMISDMRFAAESVLSGAMRGKLTTRAMGSNVEELRQLKMRAAGFWYNGWAAIEENPALENLEIYSNTQNRSLVRGNFAPYNTSYTARLADNENTLKLTMRLYNLHGIPDSISVNGTVAGSGNRAILPSINHPSTEIVREIDVTGLSAIAITVKKGAGERTYTVNLTRPALSGQLTTQGGLVTGVMADNDTVTTFKGIPFAAPPVGVNRWKAPQPPARWSGVRACDTYAPMAWQILSVDDSWGGEFYYDYINTGDAPLMSEDCLYLNVTTASTDTSVRTDKRPVYVFFHGGASYHGFSYEAEMNPAALAAKGIIVVTAAYRVGFFGYYANDQLDAETSYHASGNYGLLDQIAALKWVKENIAAFGGDPDQVTIGGQSAGAQASRNLITSPLAKGLFKRAIMESSISAFATLVTLDDVKTRSANYLKLKGLEGKSLAELRAIPPEFFINSTTTKDEYYQGLAQCIDGYALVQQPKDFFLQPGVLDGIDLLYGSNDGESSAWGYGTPRPIDTIRTSLQRTYGDLYGKYNFESLYPLTDINTANDSNDYASAELTFMRSRIAAELFAINGKNTYVYYFDHWPSNSSRPGRDPARDKSWHSSELWYVFNSMRNIPQQRAWTPADRQMAETLSSYWANFIKTGNPNGAGLPNWPSFSASSKTFMELGKGLEYKVEAKTSLYTGTLANRDALLREKVITEYGLEGILGGR; this is encoded by the coding sequence ATGAAGGTAACAAGGGTTATACGGGCTGGTATTGTCCAGGTATTATGTTTGATGTTTTTGATACTTCCCGCATTTGCGGTCATGGCCGGTGGTTCTGCCGAAGGGCCCAGATGGGACCCTGAGTATGTACTTGTGGATGGCAGCAAAGACGCGACGCTTATCGACATAGAGGTAAGCTCCTTCAAGGGCGGCAGGCTGGAGCCCTACCGGATCCCCCTGGACGGCCTGTCTCAGCTTCCGGGCGGGGAATTTGACAGAACCAAAACGGATTATACGGTCACGGTTGACTACAGCTCCAGGACCAGCACGGTTATGTATGTAAAGCCCGTTGCCTATTCGCCGAACAGTACCTTTGTCATAGACGGCGCCCCAAGCGAGTTCAATGTTCCCTTCAGGAAAAACATTGTAGAAGGGAAAAATACCCTATCCATTGAAGTGACGGCGCCGGACGGGGCGGTCAGGAAAAGGTATACCCTCACCATTGACGCCAAAAACCTCTGGTCCGGGTACAAATCGGACCAGATTGCCACAGGGTTATGGCATATCGGGGATGCCAGCGGATTTGTCACCAACGACAGCATGTACCTTTTTGTGGGCAAGGATAAGGCCATGTTGTTCGATGCCGGTATGGGTGAAGGGGATCTTCGCGCCGAAGTAAATCGGATAATCGCCCTGGAAGGCCGGAGCGCGGACCTGCCCATTGAGGTGGTAATTACCCACGGTCATGGAGACCACTTCGGGCGTGCCCCCCTGTTTGCCGATAGTACGGTGTATTGGCCCCTGAAGGATGCCCATGCGATCCCGGCCACCTACACCCAGGATGCCCTGAGTAAATTTGTATTCACCAGGGATGGGGATTTTATCAACGGCCCGGATGGCCGTATCTTTGAGTGTGTTTCTGTGATCAGCCATACTGCGGGTTCCATGGTATACTTGGATACAAGCGGCAAGTATCTGATTACAGGCGATGCGATTAGCTCGTGCAGTTATGTTTGGGACATGCTGCCCAATACGCCGACCGTGGTCACTTACAATAAAGAATTAAAAAAACTGGAAGAAAAGGTAAAACCCTTCACCGACATCTATATGCTGCCGGGACATGCGTGGCAGGAAAGCGTATTCCCGCTTCGGGGATACCCGGTGAACCAGCTTATCACGGATATGAGGATCGCCACCGACACGGTGCTTGAAAAACCAAGCGCCGGGTATTTCACCACCCGCAGTACGGGAAACGAAACCCTCAGCGTGCTTCGTCAGTTTCAGTACGGTCTGGCAGGATATTGGTATGACCATCTGAATGTCTATCCGGATGCGGCGGCTCTTGAGTTCCTCGGCGGCTTTGCGGAATCCCTCCGCCGTGATGTCATCCGGCCATCCTTCAATGCCTACGTGACCCAGTATACCGCAACAATCGACGCATCGGTGGACAGTATTGAGTTTACCCCGGTTGTGCAGTACCCCGGCAGTACCGTAAAAATCAACGGCCTCAGCGTGGCAAACGGCGGGTCGCTGAAAGTGTCGCCTCCCCTGAACGCGGTGACGAATTATTCTGTGGAGGTAACAAACCGGGATGCGGTCAAGGTATACCAGATCGCGGTGAAAAGAGGTGAGGGGGGAACGCTCCCTGAAGCAACGCCATGGCCGGCCAACAGGAAAGACAACCTCACAAACCCCTCGCTCATTGACATCAAGGTGAGTTCCTTCAAGGGCGGCCGTCTGGAACCGTACAACATCGGGCTTGATGATTTCAAGGACAGGGATTTTGATCCCCAACAGACCCAGTACCGGGTAACCGTTGACTGGGGTTCCCGAACCAGTACCACCATGTACATCCAGCCGGTGACCTATTCGGAACGGAGTACCTATAAAATAGACGGTGTGCCCTGCGACTTTAACCAGCCTTATCCTGTGCGGATCAAGGAGGGGGAGAACAAATATTCAATAGAAGTACAATCGGGAAACGGGCAGTCGGTTATGATTTATACTCTTATCATTGATGCCAAGCCCCTTTGGGCCGGCTACAACTCAGTGAAGATCGATGACGGCATTTGGCGTGTCCAGGACGCAAGCGGCTTTACCACCAATGACGACATCTATCTCTTTGTCGGTTCCGACAAGGCATTGATGTTTGACACCGGCATGGGCGAAGGGGATCTTCGCGCGGAGATCAAGCGCTTAATCAAGCTGGAAGGGGGCAGTGATACGCTTCCAATCGAGATCGCCATCACCCATGCCCACGGCGATCATTACGGAAAAGTCGAACAGTTCCGGGATGCCAAAGTGTACTGGCCGAAAAAAGATTGGTCCGCCATTCCGGTTACCTATACTACCAGCCGGTATGCCGCCATCTCCGACGGGGACCTGATCGCCGGTCCGACTATCCATGGGAAGGCCTTCAACTTCCGGTGTATTGAGGTTTCCTGTCACACCATCGGCGCCATGACCTATCTTGACGCGGCCAACCGCTACCTGGCGGTGGGTGATGCCGTCGGGTCCGGGAGCTATGTATTCAACTTTGGTAACGGGAAGGAACCGGTTGAAGTGTTCTACAGGGATCTGGTCAAGCTGGAAAACGCTATAAAGGACATCGATAGCCTGTATGTCCTGAGCGGCCATTCCTGGCAGGAGCAGCCTGTGCCGCTCCAGGGGCTGGCCGGAAAGCAGATGATCTCCGATATGCGCTTTGCGGCTGAAAGTGTTCTCTCCGGCGCCATGCGGGGCAAGCTTACCACCAGGGCTATGGGCAGTAATGTTGAAGAACTCAGGCAGCTTAAAATGCGGGCGGCAGGGTTCTGGTACAACGGCTGGGCGGCCATCGAAGAAAATCCAGCCCTTGAAAATCTGGAAATTTATTCAAATACCCAGAATCGCAGCCTGGTGAGAGGTAATTTTGCCCCCTACAACACAAGTTATACCGCCAGGCTCGCGGATAATGAAAATACCCTCAAATTGACCATGCGGCTGTACAACCTGCACGGGATTCCCGACAGTATTAGTGTCAATGGCACAGTTGCTGGATCAGGTAACCGGGCTATACTGCCGTCCATCAATCATCCATCCACAGAAATTGTCCGGGAGATTGATGTAACAGGTTTGAGTGCGATCGCCATTACTGTCAAGAAGGGGGCCGGGGAACGCACCTATACTGTTAATTTAACACGCCCTGCGCTTTCGGGGCAGCTTACGACCCAAGGAGGACTGGTGACAGGGGTGATGGCGGATAACGATACGGTCACCACCTTTAAGGGCATTCCCTTCGCCGCCCCGCCGGTTGGGGTGAACCGGTGGAAAGCGCCGCAGCCCCCCGCCAGATGGTCCGGCGTACGGGCCTGCGATACATACGCCCCCATGGCCTGGCAGATACTTAGCGTGGACGACAGTTGGGGCGGGGAATTCTATTACGATTATATCAACACCGGGGATGCCCCGCTTATGAGCGAAGATTGCCTGTACCTCAATGTTACCACCGCCTCGACGGATACTTCGGTCAGAACTGACAAGCGGCCTGTGTACGTGTTCTTCCACGGCGGCGCTTCCTATCACGGGTTCAGCTATGAAGCTGAAATGAACCCCGCCGCACTGGCCGCCAAAGGTATAATTGTTGTAACAGCAGCCTACCGGGTGGGATTTTTCGGATACTATGCGAATGACCAGCTGGACGCCGAAACTTCCTACCATGCCTCGGGCAACTACGGTCTGCTGGACCAGATTGCGGCGCTTAAATGGGTAAAGGAAAATATCGCGGCCTTTGGGGGGGACCCTGATCAGGTCACCATAGGTGGGCAGTCCGCAGGCGCTCAGGCATCGCGGAACCTGATAACATCCCCCCTTGCAAAAGGGCTTTTCAAACGGGCTATCATGGAAAGCAGCATCAGTGCTTTCGCCACGTTAGTTACCCTGGATGATGTGAAGACCCGATCCGCTAATTACCTCAAGCTGAAAGGGCTGGAAGGTAAATCCCTTGCGGAACTCCGGGCGATTCCCCCTGAATTCTTTATCAACAGCACAACCACAAAGGACGAATATTACCAGGGTTTGGCGCAATGTATTGACGGATATGCTCTGGTACAGCAGCCAAAAGACTTTTTCCTGCAACCCGGCGTACTGGATGGAATTGATCTGCTGTACGGTTCAAACGACGGGGAAAGCAGCGCCTGGGGTTATGGAACACCGCGGCCTATTGATACAATCAGAACTTCTCTCCAGCGGACCTATGGGGATCTCTATGGCAAGTACAATTTTGAATCCCTATACCCCCTGACGGACATCAATACTGCTAATGATTCAAACGATTATGCCAGCGCTGAACTGACCTTTATGAGGAGCCGTATTGCCGCGGAGCTGTTTGCCATCAACGGGAAGAATACCTATGTGTACTACTTTGACCACTGGCCGAGCAACAGCAGCCGCCCAGGACGGGATCCCGCGCGGGACAAGTCCTGGCATTCCAGCGAACTCTGGTATGTGTTCAATTCCATGAGGAACATCCCGCAGCAGAGAGCATGGACCCCCGCGGACAGGCAGATGGCCGAAACCCTATCCTCCTACTGGGCAAACTTCATTAAAACCGGTAATCCAAACGGAGCCGGGCTGCCCAACTGGCCTAGTTTCAGCGCAAGCTCCAAAACCTTTATGGAGCTGGGTAAGGGGCTGGAGTATAAGGTGGAGGCAAAGACTTCCCTGTATACCGGAACCCTGGCAAACCGGGACGCACTCCTGCGGGAAAAGGTCATCACTGAATATGGTCTTGAAGGGATTCTCGGAGGCAGGTAG